The following DNA comes from Thermomicrobiales bacterium.
GTCTGCTGTGCAGAAAACCAACTCCGACGTACACTCAAATCGCCACGTGCGGTGGCCGCGGTTCGTTGCTGTATGCGCGTTCCGGCGAATCGCCGGAGTGTTGCGTCAACGGAGGAGCAATTCGTGAAGAAACCGTTCGACACCCAGGTTACCCGTCGTTCGCTGCTTGGCGCGGCCGGCGGTCTCTCGGCGCTTGCGCTCGCGGGAGCGCTGCCGAAAGTCGCGCTCGGGCAATCCCCCGTCGCCGAGGTGGCTCCGTATGCTGGCGAGGAAGTCACCATCACCTACGGGTTCTGGGACACTGCCCAGGAAGCGGCCATCACCGCCCAGATCGAAGCCTTCAAGGCAGTTCAGCCGAACATCACGGTCGAACCCCAGATCGTCCCCTGGGCCGATTACTGGACCAAACTCCAAACCGGCGTCGCCGGTGGTGAGACGTTCGATGTCTTCTGGATCAATTCGGCATCGCTTCCGGTCTACGCCTCTGCTGGCGCGTTGCTGCCAATCACCTCGATCGTCGGCGGAGATGGTGGCATCGACACGGCCAATTTCGCCGCGCCGCTGGTCGAGATGTACCAGTGGGACGGCGTGCAGTACGGCATCCCGCGCGACTTCGACACCATCGCGCTCTTCTACAACAAGGACATCTTCGATGCCGCCGGGGTTGCCTATCCGGACGACACCTGGACCTGGGAAACCTTCCGCTCGGTCGGCGAGCAGCTCACCGATGCCGGCGCGGGCGTCTGGGGCGCGGGTCTGCAAACGAGCTGGCAGGAGAACTACTACAACTTCATCTACCAGAACGGCGGCACGCTGCTGAGCGACGATCTCAAGACCTCGACGGTCGGTTCGCCTGAAGCGTCCGAAGCGTTTGTCTATCTGACCGGCTTCTTCACGGATGAGCTGTCGCCCTCGATCGCAATCCAGCAGTCGAATCCGGTGGCCGATACCCTCTTCCCGGCCGGTCAGGTGGCCATGATGCCGGGCGGCTCGTTCCGCGCGGGCACCTATGGCGCGGCCGATGCCAATATCGATGTCGCCCCGCTGCCACAAGGCAAGGAACGCGCCACCGTGACCCACGGCTTGGCAAACGTCATCTGGGCGAGCGGCGCGAATCCGGGCGCTTCGCTCGAATTCGTCAAGTTCCTTGCTGGCCCTGAAGCCGAAACGATCCTCGGCGAGTCCGGCGCGACCATACCCGCCTATGCTGGACTGCAGGAACCTTGGCTGCAAGCCAATCCGGACATGAACCTGCAG
Coding sequences within:
- a CDS encoding sugar ABC transporter substrate-binding protein produces the protein MKKPFDTQVTRRSLLGAAGGLSALALAGALPKVALGQSPVAEVAPYAGEEVTITYGFWDTAQEAAITAQIEAFKAVQPNITVEPQIVPWADYWTKLQTGVAGGETFDVFWINSASLPVYASAGALLPITSIVGGDGGIDTANFAAPLVEMYQWDGVQYGIPRDFDTIALFYNKDIFDAAGVAYPDDTWTWETFRSVGEQLTDAGAGVWGAGLQTSWQENYYNFIYQNGGTLLSDDLKTSTVGSPEASEAFVYLTGFFTDELSPSIAIQQSNPVADTLFPAGQVAMMPGGSFRAGTYGAADANIDVAPLPQGKERATVTHGLANVIWASGANPGASLEFVKFLAGPEAETILGESGATIPAYAGLQEPWLQANPDMNLQVFVDALDYAQKVPDPPVGFEWQIEIQKVVIEGFAGNIAPEEIGPKAAAAADAVL